The following are from one region of the Anaeropeptidivorans aminofermentans genome:
- a CDS encoding MerR family transcriptional regulator encodes MLRIGETAKLFDISNRTLRHWEEKGILKSFRTDSGYRLYDDENIIRIKQIALLRKLEIPIGDIEKMFTFNDVDISVEIMKNNLMKLRRKKDLFDGLSYIIERLILNLQKERSLDQWFLYLENQTINHLSKENAALQILLSERNMDMSNINDVRIVRIPEMTVASYCAESEMPEMDCSKEVDKFVLENSLHKKGGFRHFGFNNPSPTENNPVYGYEIWIAVPEGFEIPEPFIRKNFEGGLYASISSKVKEIGEKWALLYNWVMESEKYAFEAEAQWLEECVDYETFISEEEGERKLDLLCPIKLI; translated from the coding sequence ATGCTTAGAATAGGAGAGACGGCTAAATTATTTGATATTTCCAACAGAACCCTTAGGCATTGGGAAGAAAAAGGCATACTTAAGAGCTTTAGAACAGACAGCGGATATCGCTTATATGATGATGAAAATATCATTCGCATTAAGCAGATAGCATTGCTAAGGAAGCTCGAAATTCCCATAGGGGATATTGAAAAAATGTTTACCTTCAATGATGTTGATATATCTGTTGAAATTATGAAAAATAATCTTATGAAATTAAGAAGAAAAAAGGATTTATTTGACGGCTTGTCTTACATTATTGAACGGCTGATTCTTAATTTGCAAAAGGAAAGAAGCCTTGACCAATGGTTTTTATATCTTGAAAATCAGACAATAAATCATTTATCTAAGGAAAATGCAGCCCTTCAAATTCTGCTCTCTGAAAGGAATATGGATATGAGCAATATAAACGATGTAAGGATTGTAAGAATTCCTGAAATGACGGTGGCTTCCTATTGTGCTGAAAGTGAAATGCCGGAGATGGATTGTTCTAAGGAGGTGGATAAATTTGTTCTTGAAAATTCTCTTCATAAAAAGGGAGGGTTCAGGCATTTTGGCTTTAACAATCCCAGTCCTACGGAAAATAATCCGGTATATGGATATGAAATATGGATTGCTGTGCCCGAAGGGTTTGAAATTCCGGAGCCTTTTATTAGAAAGAATTTTGAAGGCGGTTTATATGCGTCTATTTCTTCAAAGGTAAAGGAAATAGGCGAGAAATGGGCTCTGCTTTATAACTGGGTTATGGAAAGCGAAAAATATGCATTTGAAGCGGAGGCTCAATGGCTTGAAGAATGTGTAGATTATGAAACATTTATTTCGGA